The Candidatus Dormiibacterota bacterium sequence AACGCAACTCCCGTTGCACTTCATGGCCAAGAGCATCCACGTGCTGCGCGATCGGTTTCCGTGGCTGATCGAGGTGCACACGCAGATCGATTACTTCAACACCGAGGGTCTCGGCATTCCGACCGATCAGCTCTTGCTTGCGAAACGCTTGGGGCTGCTCGTGATTCCGCGCCTCCAGAACGACGAGCGCTTTGCGCAGCCGCAGATGGACGCGCAGATCGGCGCCGTCCTCCGCTACGCTCCGAAAGTTTCGACCGTCGTCTTCTTCGGGCTGCGCAACGAAGTGTGGGGGTATCCCGATCGTTTGGCGGACGCCGGACGCGTCTTTCGCGAGCCCGGCCACGATTTCAACTTTGGATCGATCGAGACGTACGATCCGAGCCAAGTGCAGAAAGGCAACGTCAGTCTCGGGAGGGAGATCCCCGGGCGGATCGTGCGCGTACAAGCCATCGCGCGTCCGGAGCTCGAGAAGCTCACCCTCGACGACGTCGTCGATCGCTACGTGCTCGGCGTGCGCGAGCGCAACGTTCGCGTCGTCTATCTGCGTACGTGGCAGCATCAAGACGGAAACCTGTCGATCGAACAGACGAACGTCGAAATGGTGCGTCGCGTCGCAGACGAGCTGAAGGCGCACGGTTTCCGCCTCGGAAGAGCCACGCCGATCCCGCTCTACCGCGGCGACAACCGCATTCTCGTCGGGCTGAGCGCGCTGTGCGTTCCCGCAATCTTCTCGCTGCTGCTCCTCGCCCTGCGCTGGTACCGCCGCGATCTCGTCGTCGCCGCCTACGTCTTGACGATCGCGTTCTACGCGGCGGGCGTGGTCACGCACCACGAGCTCTTCGCCCGCTCGATGGTCGCGCTCGCCGGTGCTCTGCTCTTCGAGACCGCGGCGTTTCTCGCGCTGGGGCCGGCCTTCGAGTCGGTGCCGCAGCCCGGAACGCTCGCGCAAGGCGTACGCTCGGTGCGCTGGACGCTCGTCGCAACGGGCGTTGCATTGCTCGGCGCGCTCGTCGTCGTCGGCGTGATGAGCTCGCCTCTCGCCATGGAGGAGATCGAGCGATTCCGGGGAGTGAAGTTGGTCCTCGCGCTTCCGCCGATCGTCGCGCTCCTGCTCTATCTCTTCAGCGGGCGATACGCTGCCGGCTCGACGAGCGTGCGCGCGGTGCTCTTCACGCCGTTACGGGCGTACCAATTGATCGCCGGCCTCGCCATCCTCGGCGCGGGCGCGGTGCTGCTCATGCGCAGCGGGAACCAAAGCGAGATCGCGCCCTCGCACCTCGAGCTCGCGCTGCGGCGTGGGCTGGAAACGGTGCTCTCCGTGCGGCCGCGGCTCAAGGAGTTTCTCATCGGCTATCCCGCGATGATGCTCGTTCCCGCTCTCCTGCCGGCGCATCGCCGCGCCGTCGGGTGGCTGTTCGCGCTCGGCGCCGGCGTCGGCATCGGCGACATCGTCGACACGTTCTCGCACCTGCATACGCCGTTGCTCGTCTCGTTGCTGCGCATCTTCAACGGGCTGTGGATCGGCATCGTCATCGGCATCGCGTTGATCTGGGTCTATCGCCGCTTCGTTCGCATCGCACCTTGATGCGCGTGCTGCTCTGCGGGTATTACGGCTTCGGCAACGTCGGCGATGAAGCGATCCTCGAGGTGATCGTGCAGCGCATGCGCGCGCGCTTTCCCGACGCCGGGCTGGACGTGCTCTCTGCAACGCCGCAAGCGACCGCGACGCGCTACGGCGTGGGAGCGACGCAACGTTGGGAGTT is a genomic window containing:
- a CDS encoding DUF5693 family protein — protein: MLRDSRARFALLVLAVGLLACLAVAALRVRTELHARRVEIALDYADFIQLARSYDYNPAAFLIALRRAGLTSLALTEELGSDIGGNGKAYATTGGALVSQAQIASLRDPLLARLASSGKIDLNAVYLVVTDRATFERYRTQLPLHFMAKSIHVLRDRFPWLIEVHTQIDYFNTEGLGIPTDQLLLAKRLGLLVIPRLQNDERFAQPQMDAQIGAVLRYAPKVSTVVFFGLRNEVWGYPDRLADAGRVFREPGHDFNFGSIETYDPSQVQKGNVSLGREIPGRIVRVQAIARPELEKLTLDDVVDRYVLGVRERNVRVVYLRTWQHQDGNLSIEQTNVEMVRRVADELKAHGFRLGRATPIPLYRGDNRILVGLSALCVPAIFSLLLLALRWYRRDLVVAAYVLTIAFYAAGVVTHHELFARSMVALAGALLFETAAFLALGPAFESVPQPGTLAQGVRSVRWTLVATGVALLGALVVVGVMSSPLAMEEIERFRGVKLVLALPPIVALLLYLFSGRYAAGSTSVRAVLFTPLRAYQLIAGLAILGAGAVLLMRSGNQSEIAPSHLELALRRGLETVLSVRPRLKEFLIGYPAMMLVPALLPAHRRAVGWLFALGAGVGIGDIVDTFSHLHTPLLVSLLRIFNGLWIGIVIGIALIWVYRRFVRIAP